In Apium graveolens cultivar Ventura chromosome 10, ASM990537v1, whole genome shotgun sequence, the following are encoded in one genomic region:
- the LOC141692519 gene encoding triacylglycerol lipase SDP1-like, with protein sequence MDISNEATVDKFLIGPTTFFGRTVAFRVLFCRSMSELREQILCMLFYYLRKMKDSAVFYLKPMISWFHPRNPQGILVMMTLIAFMLKRYTNVKMRAEMAYRRKFWRNMMRSALTYEEWAHSAKMLDKETPRIESDLYDEELVRNKLQELRHRRQEGSLRDIIFCMRADLVRNLGNMCNPELHKGRLQVPRLIKEYIDEVSTQLRMVCDSDSEELLLEEKLAFMHETRHAFGRTALLLSGGASLGAFHVGVVKTFVEHKLMPRIIAGSSVGSIMCSVIATRSWPELQTFFEDSWSSLQFFDQLGGIFAIFRRVMTRGAVHDIRQLQMMLRQLTNNLTFQEAYDMTGRVLAITVCSPRKHEPPRCLNYLTSPHVVIWSAVTASCAFPGLFEAQELMAKDRSGEIVPYHPPFNLGPEEGHGTSARRWRDGSLEIDLPMMQLKELFNVNHFIVSQANPHIAPLLRVKEIVRAYGGNFAAKLAHLVEMEVKHRCNQILELGFPLGGLARLFAQEWEGDVTVVMPATLAQYSKIIQNPSHSELHKAANQGRRCTWEKLSAIKANCGIELALDDCVAILNHMRRLKRSAERAAAASQGLSSTVRFSGSKRIPSWNCIARENSAGSIEEFVAEVGSSLHQVGVGGTGPASLKVRTNRNTHEGSDSEPESPDRNSWTRLGGPLMRTTSADLFVDFVQNLDGDLKSNKGIMVTNSTIHLSARDSNPQSPRSTTPDRSSDVESDQRDVNNRAPGNSSSILVAEGELLQAERINNGIVFNIVKKEDTTPSNRSLDSDSVAECMQLESPAKEIDGSSTSESEDETNVDHSINNTDASDNKDPSTSAIDVIKDIEHN encoded by the exons ATGGATATAAGTAATGAGGCCACTGTTGACAAATTCTTAATTGGACCTACAACATTCTTCGGTCGGACAGTTGCTTTCAGAGTGCTATTTTGCAGGTCGATGTCAGAGTTGAGGGAACAAATCCTTTGTATGCTTTTCTATTACTTGCGAAAAATGAAAGATAGTGCAGTGTTCTATTTGAAACCCATGATATCGTGGTTTCATCCGCGCAACCCACAAGGGATTTTGGTAATGATGACACTGATAGCTTTTATGTTAAAACGATACACAAATGTAAAGATGAGGGCTGAGATGGCATATAGGAGAAAATTTTGGAGGAATATGATGAGATCTGCCTTAACCTATGAGGAATGGGCTCACTCGGCTAAAATGCTAGACAAAGAAACTCCCAGAATCGAATCAGATCTCTATGATGAAGAACTTGTGAGGAATAAACTTCAAGAGCTCCGCCACCGCCGCCAAGAAGGTTCTCTTAGAGATATCATATTTTGCATGAGAGCTGACCTGGTTAGAAACCTTGGAAATATGTGCAACCCAGAGCTTCATAAGGGGAGGCTTCAAGTGCCTAGACTTATTAAGGAATATATTGATGAAGTCTCGACTCAGTTAAGAATGGTTTGCGATTCAGACTCTGAAGAGCTTTTGTTGGAAGAGAAGCTTGCTTTTATGCATGAAACAAGACATGCTTTTGGGAGGACTGCATTGCTTCTGAGTGGGGGTGCTTCACTGGGGGCGTTCCATGTGGGTGTGGTTAAAACATTTGTAGAACACAAGCTCATGCCTCGTATAATTGCCGGGTCTAGTGTGGGATCCATCATGTGTTCTGTTATTGCTACCAGATCTTGGCCTGAGCTCCAAACTTTTTTTGAGGATTCTTGGAGTTCTCTGCAGTTCTTTGACCAGTTGGGTGGTATATTTGCAATTTTTAGAAGAGTTATGACACGAGGTGCAGTTCATGATATCAGACAGTTGCAGATGATGTTGAGGCAGCTTACAAATAATCTCACATTCCAAGAAGCATATGATATGACTGGTCGAGTTCTCGCAATAACGGTATGTTCCCCAAGAAAGCATGAACCACCTCGATGCCTTAACTATTTGACTTCGCCTCATGTTGTCATTTGGAGTGCTGTGACCGCCTCTTGTGCTTTTCCTGGTCTTTTTGAAGCTCAAGAATTAATGGCAAAAGATAGAAGTGGAGAAATTGTTCCATATCATCCCCCATTTAATTTAGGACCTGAAGAGGGTCATGGTACATCTGCACGTAGGTGGAGAGATGGTAGCTTAGAGATTGATTTACCTATGATGCAGTTAAAAGAGCTCTTCAATGTTAATCACTTTATTGTGAGTCAAGCCAATCCTCATATTGCTCCTTTACTGAGGGTGAAGGAAATTGTGAGAGCATATGGAGGCAACTTTGCTGCTAAG CTTGCCCATCTTGTTGAGATGGAGGTGAAACACAGATGTAACCAGATACTAGAGCTTGGTTTTCCTTTAGGAGGACTTGCCAGGCTATTTGCCCAAGAATGGGAAGGTGATGTCACTGTGGTAATGCCAGCCACCCTAGCTCAG TATTCAAAGATTATACAGAACCCGTCTCATTCGGAGCTTCACAAAGCAGCTAATCAAGGCAGGAGGTGCACTTGGGAGAAGCTGTCAGCCATAAAAGCCAATTGTGGTATTGAGTTAGCACTAGACGATTGTGTTGCTATACTAAATCACATGCGTCGACTAAAGAGGAGTGCGGAGAGAGCAGCTGCTGCTTCTCAAGGCTTATCCAGCACGGTTAGATTCAGTGGTTCGAAAAGAATTCCTTCATGGAACTGCATCGCTCGAGAAAACTCAGCTGGTTCAATTGAAGAATTTGTTGCAGAGGTCGGATCCTCACTACACCAAGTTGGAGTTGGTGGAACAGGACCCGCTTCTTTAAAAGTGCGGACCAATCGCAATACACATGAAGGCAGTGACAGCGAGCCTGAGAGTCCCGATCGAAATTCTTGGACGAGGTTGGGTGGTCCCTTGATGAGGACAACTTCTGCCGATCTTTTTGTTGATTTTGTCCAAAATTTGGATGGTGATCTCAAATCCAATAAAGGAATAATGGTAACGAATAGCACAATTCATTTATCTGCCAGGGATTCAAATCCTCAAAGCCCTAGGTCGACAACACCTGATAGAAGCTCAGATGTGGAATCTGATCAAAGGGATGTAAATAATAGAGCTCCAGGGAACAGTTCTAGCATTTTAGTTGCTGAAGGTGAGCTTTTGCAGGCGGAAAGGATTAACAACGGGATTGTGTTCAACATTGTAAAGAAAGAAGACACGACCCCATCAAACAGGAGTCTTGATTCTGACTCTGTTGCTGAATGCATGCAACTTGAATCTCCTGCCAAGGAAATAGACGGGAGCTCAACATCTGAATCGGAGGACGAAACCAACGTTGATCACTCTATAAACAATACAGATGCAAGCGACAACAAGGATCCGTCAACTTCTGCAATTGATGTTATTAAGGATATTGAACATAACTGA